A stretch of the Tolypothrix sp. NIES-4075 genome encodes the following:
- a CDS encoding serine/threonine-protein kinase — MLSQLLKQRYQVVQVLSQGLFCRTYMAQDTHLPEHPTCIVKHFLPSSECPIPVEIRRRIFTREAQALKKLNNYDLVPHLLTSFEDNFEFYLVQEFIEGHPLNAEFLPGKRWSEKKVFQLLQEVLGILNFVHSQGMIHRDIKPSNIIRRKQDNRLVLIDFGAVKPIWNQLIRGQENFIPVEYSTMAIGTPGYMPQEQQRGKPRPNSDIYALGIIAIQALTGVHPTQLPEDRNTGELIWQHLTQVNPQLASVLNNMVHYHFKDRYKSAKEVLEELLPLKNFYTSLHESDSTLLFEPQIPLFTDNTNEVFESEVSAPLLNNYTNDTTISIFPSKSALLMGLLIGAVSGLILMVVSYWSLQVIAPAQVENSHPKPSGLFR; from the coding sequence ATGTTAAGCCAGTTACTAAAACAACGTTACCAGGTTGTCCAAGTTTTAAGTCAAGGTCTATTCTGTCGAACTTACATGGCTCAAGACACTCATCTGCCTGAGCATCCCACCTGCATTGTTAAACATTTCTTACCTAGCAGTGAATGTCCCATCCCAGTAGAAATTCGTAGAAGGATATTTACTAGAGAAGCACAGGCTCTAAAAAAACTGAACAATTATGATTTGGTTCCTCATCTTTTGACTTCTTTTGAAGACAATTTTGAGTTTTACCTAGTGCAAGAATTTATTGAAGGGCATCCCCTAAATGCGGAATTTCTGCCTGGTAAACGTTGGTCTGAAAAAAAAGTTTTTCAACTACTGCAAGAAGTTTTGGGTATCCTGAATTTTGTTCACAGCCAGGGAATGATTCATCGAGATATCAAGCCGAGTAATATTATTAGAAGAAAGCAGGATAATCGGTTAGTGCTGATTGATTTTGGTGCTGTCAAGCCAATCTGGAATCAATTGATTAGAGGTCAAGAAAACTTTATTCCTGTTGAATATTCTACGATGGCGATCGGCACTCCAGGCTACATGCCGCAGGAGCAACAGCGAGGCAAACCACGACCCAATAGCGATATTTATGCTTTAGGCATTATTGCCATCCAAGCTTTAACTGGGGTACATCCAACACAATTACCAGAAGATCGCAATACAGGTGAGCTAATTTGGCAACACCTAACTCAGGTTAATCCTCAGCTAGCCTCGGTACTCAATAATATGGTGCATTATCACTTTAAAGATAGATATAAGTCGGCAAAAGAAGTATTAGAGGAACTTCTGCCACTTAAAAATTTCTACACGTCACTGCATGAGTCAGACTCAACTCTATTATTTGAACCTCAAATACCTTTATTCACAGACAATACTAACGAAGTTTTTGAATCGGAGGTATCAGCACCACTTTTAAACAATTATACAAATGATACGACTATTTCTATTTTTCCTAGTAAATCTGCTTTACTGATGGGCTTATTAATTGGCGCGGTTTCTGGTTTAATTCTCATGGTCGTGAGCTATTGGTCTTTGCAGGTAATTGCTCCTGCTCAAGTTGAAAATTCCCACCCTAAACCATCAGGGCT
- a CDS encoding PstS family phosphate ABC transporter substrate-binding protein, with translation MKNTSKKSLPLSKDAQQMIRGLIFGELLTIVIIGGLWLWLRPRLWVNNGTFSSSGQDANTASTSANLNFQTVTDVPIGAFKYGGSTTWAPIRQLVDSYIQNTRPELQLQYVDPPNGSPGSGAGIKMLLDGKLDFAESSRPLTAEEYALAKQRGFTLEQREIATDGVAVAVNQALNLPGLTVEQLQQIYSGQITNWKQVDGPDLTIIPLSQQPENADTVLFSDKPLKQALGSNVQYVYSTTEALRRVSKTPGAVYYGSARGVVPQCTVKALPLGRVSTQLISPYSEPLIPSNQCPQKRNQVNTEVLKNDSYPIKSKLFVIIKQNKGREEKVGEAYTRLLLSDQGKKAIAQAGFIP, from the coding sequence ATGAAGAATACTAGCAAAAAAAGTCTCCCACTAAGCAAAGATGCCCAACAAATGATCAGAGGTCTGATATTTGGCGAACTACTTACAATTGTAATAATAGGTGGACTGTGGTTGTGGCTAAGACCGCGCTTGTGGGTCAACAATGGTACTTTTTCTTCCTCTGGTCAAGATGCAAACACTGCCTCTACTTCTGCTAATTTGAACTTTCAAACTGTTACTGATGTGCCAATTGGAGCATTTAAATACGGTGGAAGTACGACTTGGGCACCGATTAGGCAACTCGTAGATTCTTATATTCAAAACACTCGTCCGGAACTACAACTGCAATACGTAGACCCTCCTAATGGTAGCCCTGGTTCCGGAGCAGGTATTAAAATGTTGCTTGATGGGAAATTAGATTTTGCTGAATCTTCCCGTCCCCTGACTGCTGAAGAGTATGCGCTAGCTAAACAGCGAGGTTTTACACTTGAGCAACGCGAAATAGCTACTGATGGAGTAGCAGTAGCAGTCAACCAAGCACTTAATTTACCAGGCTTAACCGTTGAGCAGTTGCAGCAAATTTATTCAGGGCAAATTACTAACTGGAAGCAAGTAGATGGACCAGACTTGACGATTATCCCTTTGTCGCAGCAGCCAGAAAACGCAGACACAGTATTATTTTCTGACAAGCCATTAAAACAGGCGCTTGGTTCTAATGTTCAGTATGTCTATTCTACCACGGAAGCACTACGCCGAGTCAGTAAAACTCCTGGTGCTGTATATTACGGTTCTGCGCGAGGTGTAGTTCCTCAGTGTACCGTCAAGGCTTTACCCCTCGGTCGGGTGTCTACGCAGCTAATTTCTCCTTATAGTGAACCGTTAATACCTTCAAATCAGTGTCCGCAAAAGCGCAATCAGGTTAACACCGAAGTTCTCAAGAACGATAGTTATCCAATAAAGAGCAAATTATTTGTAATTATTAAGCAAAATAAGGGTCGAGAAGAGAAAGTTGGGGAAGCTTATACTAGACTTTTGCTGAGTGACCAAGGAAAAAAGGCGATCGCTCAAGCTGGGTTTATCCCTTAA
- the aroH gene encoding chorismate mutase, translating to MRAIRGATTVASNTVEAMREAVVELLDELEKRNHLHPTDMISVTFSVTQDLDAIFPAAIARTRSCWDNVAMLDVQQMHVEGSLERCVRFLVHAYVPPSEPIHHVYLRHAANLRPDWNSP from the coding sequence ATGCGGGCTATTCGCGGAGCAACAACTGTTGCGTCCAATACAGTTGAGGCGATGCGTGAAGCGGTTGTAGAACTGTTAGATGAACTGGAAAAACGAAATCACCTACATCCAACAGACATGATTAGTGTTACTTTCTCAGTGACACAGGATTTGGATGCTATTTTTCCGGCGGCGATCGCACGAACTCGTTCTTGTTGGGATAATGTGGCAATGTTAGATGTGCAGCAAATGCACGTTGAGGGTAGCTTGGAACGTTGCGTCCGTTTTCTAGTTCACGCCTACGTCCCACCCTCCGAGCCAATTCACCATGTCTATTTACGTCACGCTGCTAACTTGCGCCCTGACTGGAATTCACCCTAA
- the sppA gene encoding signal peptide peptidase SppA produces the protein MVWPFKSKFRKQIARIEITGAIASATRKRVLEALKTVEERKFPALLLRIDSPGGTVGDSQEIYSALKRLREKIKIVASFGNISASGGVYIGMGAEHIVANPGTITGSIGVILRGNNIERLLEKIGVSFQVVKSGPYKDILSFDRELTEPEQNILQQLIDTSYQQFVQAVAEGRSLAEETVKSFADGRIFTGQQALELGVVDRLGTEEDARRWTAELVGLDPEKTLTYTLEEHKPLLSRLLPGSAQVSSGLRAGIDWMEFEMSTSGQPLWLYRP, from the coding sequence TCGCCAGTGCTACTCGCAAACGTGTTTTAGAAGCCCTCAAAACTGTAGAGGAACGCAAGTTCCCCGCATTGCTGCTACGCATTGACAGTCCTGGTGGTACAGTCGGAGATTCTCAAGAAATCTACAGCGCTTTGAAGCGTTTGCGCGAAAAAATCAAAATTGTCGCTAGTTTTGGTAATATTTCTGCTTCTGGCGGTGTTTATATCGGCATGGGAGCCGAACACATCGTTGCTAACCCTGGTACAATTACGGGTAGTATCGGTGTAATTTTGCGTGGAAATAATATAGAACGCTTGCTAGAAAAAATCGGTGTTTCTTTTCAGGTAGTTAAATCTGGTCCCTACAAAGACATTTTGTCATTCGACCGAGAACTAACTGAACCAGAACAAAACATCCTGCAACAGCTAATTGACACAAGTTACCAACAGTTTGTGCAAGCAGTAGCCGAGGGGCGTTCTTTAGCAGAAGAAACTGTGAAAAGTTTCGCCGATGGTCGGATTTTTACCGGACAGCAAGCTTTAGAATTGGGTGTTGTAGACCGACTGGGAACAGAAGAAGATGCGCGACGCTGGACAGCAGAACTCGTGGGTCTCGATCCAGAAAAAACGCTCACTTACACTTTAGAAGAACATAAACCCTTATTGAGTCGCTTGCTACCAGGAAGCGCTCAGGTTTCGTCAGGACTTAGGGCTGGAATTGATTGGATGGAATTTGAAATGTCCACCAGCGGTCAGCCTTTGTGGTTGTATCGACCGTAA